One window of Novosphingobium sp. 9U genomic DNA carries:
- the hemA gene encoding 5-aminolevulinate synthase — protein sequence MNYDQIFDQAIERLHSEGRYRVFIDILRNKGAFPNARCFAGHNGPKPITVWCSNDYLAMGQHPKVVAAMEEALHDVGAGSGGTRNIGGNTHYHIELEHELADLHGKEGALLFTSGYVSNDATLSTLAKLLPGCVIFSDALNHASMIAGIRNSGCEKKVWRHNDLEHLEALLAETDPSVPKLIAFESVYSMDGDVAPIHAICDLADKYNAITYIDEVHAVGMYGKRGGGISERDEAADRIHIIEGTLGKAFGVMGGYIAADQRIIDCIRSYAPGFIFTTSLSPVLVAGVLASVKHLKASSEERDGQQHAAATLKAMFREAGLPVMDSVTHIVPLMVGDPVKAKKISDILLAEYGAYVQPINFPTVPRGTERLRFTPGPAHTEAMMRDLTQALVEIWDRLEMRQAA from the coding sequence GTGAACTACGACCAGATTTTCGACCAGGCGATCGAGCGGCTCCATTCGGAGGGACGCTACCGGGTGTTCATCGACATCCTGCGCAACAAGGGCGCCTTCCCCAACGCGCGCTGCTTTGCCGGTCACAACGGGCCCAAGCCGATAACGGTGTGGTGTTCGAACGACTATCTCGCGATGGGCCAGCACCCGAAGGTCGTCGCCGCCATGGAAGAGGCGCTGCACGATGTCGGCGCTGGCTCGGGCGGCACCCGCAACATCGGCGGCAACACGCACTACCACATCGAGCTCGAGCATGAGCTGGCCGATCTTCACGGCAAGGAAGGCGCGCTGCTTTTCACCAGCGGCTACGTCTCCAACGACGCCACGCTCTCGACGCTCGCCAAGCTGCTGCCCGGCTGCGTTATCTTCTCCGATGCGCTGAACCACGCCAGCATGATCGCCGGCATCCGCAACTCTGGCTGCGAGAAGAAGGTCTGGCGCCACAACGACCTCGAGCACCTGGAAGCGCTGCTGGCCGAGACCGACCCGTCGGTGCCCAAGCTGATCGCGTTCGAGAGCGTTTACTCGATGGACGGCGACGTCGCCCCGATCCACGCGATCTGCGACCTGGCCGACAAGTACAACGCCATCACCTACATCGACGAAGTCCACGCGGTCGGCATGTATGGCAAGCGCGGCGGTGGCATCTCCGAGCGCGACGAGGCCGCGGACCGCATCCACATCATCGAGGGCACGCTGGGCAAGGCGTTCGGCGTGATGGGGGGCTACATCGCCGCCGACCAGCGCATCATCGACTGCATTCGCTCGTACGCGCCGGGCTTCATCTTCACGACCTCGCTCTCGCCGGTGCTGGTCGCGGGCGTGCTCGCCTCGGTCAAGCATCTAAAGGCGTCGAGCGAAGAGCGTGATGGGCAGCAGCATGCCGCCGCCACGCTCAAGGCGATGTTCCGCGAGGCCGGACTGCCGGTGATGGATTCGGTCACGCACATCGTGCCGCTGATGGTCGGAGACCCGGTCAAGGCCAAGAAGATCAGCGACATCCTGCTCGCCGAGTACGGCGCCTACGTGCAGCCGATCAACTTCCCGACGGTGCCGCGCGGCACCGAGCGCCTGCGCTTCACCCCCGGCCCAGCGCACACCGAAGCGATGATGCGCGATCTGACGCAGGCTTTGGTGGAGATCTGGGATCGCCTGGAGATGCGTCAGGCGGCTTAG
- a CDS encoding sensor histidine kinase KdpD, with protein sequence MERPLSCPTQVTEVNVQEPILARAATDAADRLVHADEPLASLQRSCGGELPGTVAVPELLELVRKARRYRLRLARSISAQDGAETVTAWVEVDPRGEDEADGCDIVLRSWQSTPLAPDETRGVMERRAAMDREVSELSARLDAEQRILFVASDSPELRALADAMSAGVGRPFTDFLAPESHGARALHWRLLDGAPVQVAGSPRAWRIVLLPQSRPGHDPVGFELLLVSDEPPPQVEPEGEGVFVSGGQGLVGHDLAPVLRQPIARIVANAETIRSRLAGPLPDAYANYAAEIANAGRLLLGLVEDLGDLEVVESEGFVTAPDHIDLGEVARQATGILGVRAREKGIVVAAAGDTVRAVAEFRRVLQILINLIGNAIRYSPENSRIEVRVEQAGEQARVLVVDQGPGLSDADQAIVFEKFERLGRSGDGGSGLGLYISRRLARAMGGDLRVESQPGQGARFILEVPADGTADPQ encoded by the coding sequence ATGGAGCGGCCGCTCTCCTGTCCGACGCAGGTAACTGAGGTGAACGTGCAGGAGCCGATCCTGGCGCGGGCCGCCACCGACGCGGCTGACCGCCTGGTCCACGCGGACGAGCCGCTTGCAAGCCTCCAGCGCAGTTGCGGCGGCGAGTTGCCGGGCACGGTCGCGGTGCCCGAGCTGCTGGAACTCGTCCGCAAGGCACGCCGCTATCGCTTGCGCCTCGCCCGCTCGATCAGCGCGCAGGACGGCGCCGAGACAGTGACGGCCTGGGTGGAGGTCGACCCTCGTGGCGAGGACGAGGCGGATGGCTGCGACATCGTGCTGCGCAGCTGGCAGTCCACGCCGCTCGCGCCTGATGAGACCCGGGGCGTCATGGAACGGCGGGCTGCGATGGACCGCGAGGTCAGCGAACTGTCCGCCCGGCTCGACGCCGAGCAGCGGATCCTGTTCGTCGCCAGCGACAGTCCAGAGCTGCGGGCTTTGGCCGATGCCATGAGCGCCGGAGTCGGCCGCCCGTTCACCGACTTCCTTGCTCCCGAAAGCCATGGCGCGCGCGCGCTGCACTGGCGCCTGCTGGACGGCGCGCCGGTGCAGGTCGCAGGCTCGCCTCGCGCGTGGCGCATCGTACTGCTGCCGCAGTCCCGGCCCGGTCACGATCCGGTCGGGTTCGAGCTGCTGCTCGTGTCCGACGAACCTCCGCCGCAAGTCGAGCCAGAGGGAGAGGGCGTCTTTGTTTCAGGCGGTCAGGGCCTCGTAGGCCACGACCTCGCGCCGGTGCTGCGCCAGCCGATCGCGCGCATCGTGGCCAATGCCGAGACGATCCGCAGCCGGCTGGCCGGGCCTCTGCCCGACGCTTACGCCAACTATGCGGCGGAGATCGCCAATGCCGGGCGGCTGTTGCTCGGCCTGGTGGAGGACCTGGGCGATCTCGAAGTCGTCGAGTCCGAAGGGTTCGTCACCGCGCCCGACCACATCGACCTGGGTGAAGTCGCCCGCCAGGCCACCGGCATCCTGGGTGTCCGCGCGCGCGAAAAGGGCATCGTGGTCGCAGCAGCGGGCGACACGGTACGCGCCGTGGCCGAGTTCCGGCGCGTGCTGCAGATCCTGATCAACCTGATCGGCAATGCCATCCGCTATTCGCCCGAGAACTCGCGCATCGAGGTGCGGGTGGAACAAGCGGGCGAACAGGCGCGGGTACTGGTCGTCGATCAAGGCCCGGGTCTGAGCGATGCCGATCAGGCGATCGTGTTCGAGAAGTTCGAGCGGCTCGGCCGCAGCGGCGACGGCGGCTCGGGCCTCGGCCTCTACATCTCGCGCCGGCTCGCCCGGGCCATGGGCGGCGACTTGCGCGTGGAGAGCCAGCCGGGGCAGGGCGCGCGCTTCATCCTCGAAGTGCCCGCGGACGGCACCGCCGACCCGCAATGA
- a CDS encoding Hpt domain-containing protein, which produces MAYEAGALEATLQAAAGGDAALFEELRAAYAESVARQVDLLERSRCDGNWTLAAMRLKGLAASFHAKPLLDLAEEALGAAPGEPTVVRRLKAYVADVTAD; this is translated from the coding sequence ATGGCTTATGAAGCAGGCGCCCTCGAGGCCACTCTCCAGGCCGCGGCGGGCGGCGATGCGGCGTTGTTCGAAGAACTGCGCGCGGCCTATGCTGAGAGCGTGGCACGGCAGGTCGACTTGCTCGAACGTTCGCGATGCGATGGCAACTGGACCTTGGCGGCGATGCGCCTGAAGGGGCTGGCGGCGAGCTTCCACGCCAAGCCCTTGCTCGACCTGGCCGAGGAAGCGCTGGGTGCAGCACCTGGCGAGCCGACGGTGGTGCGCCGCCTGAAGGCCTATGTCGCGGACGTGACGGCCGACTGA
- a CDS encoding ATPase: MAGETRIIAFGANGAEQNGGEAGVQPLDTSLDVASDSPETAYAVSDWDNEEPVSSSAWQDHAVPVLALVAIVAWTVFFAWSQWSVLPRTPAAQVPSLVVQWAVPVLLVAVLWLLAMRSSRREAARFGDAAALLSRESAQLETRLTTVNGELSLAREFIAAQSRDLESLGRLAVERLTQNADRLQELIRENGGRLDTIQSVSKSALENMDKLRGQLPVIASSAKDVTNHIGNAGRTAHVQLEDLIAGLGRLNEFGSACNDQVRAVREAMDAAAAGFTGVCEDLDHLAAARFEALAERGAEFRTRMEADEVEMLGAIRTRAAALEHEVAGVRGALDTHEAESLTSLRARLTALRDESGVVGRALQDSETRAADAWTARLAALEERRAELETRLGESERTGLESLRERADKLARASEELRLRIAADEQAALTALEERVARLRSRTGELQSQISAGEQAALTRLQSQLAALDGAVAERLADHERHSDELAWRSEALVGTLSDHGERIAAVAQSSAEVEAALSRSLSLLADRLTASRTTLAATEGEVERLTDASVRLLELIQASAKHSSGVLPESLSVADDRLSRLGDKVLQLIDDIETGSRRSSELHGSVDALREALGAVQADLAAGQSAISERNETHYAEIGALRASLGDIESAGERIGTRTREELAAAIEQLAASVRNVLASLEDEGAARVRELAERLGDESAKAIDRVMRPRAAEAAGALEQAVAHASGAGREAAVQMREQLNAVEEAVGSLETRVALAREQAQEQVDNDFSRRAALIVDALKSNAIDVASALSADVADTAWAAYLKGDRGIFARRAVSLLDAGDTRAIQQLFERDDTFREHVSRYIHDFESLLRQVLSTREGHALGVTLLSSDMGKLYVALAQGIERLRN; the protein is encoded by the coding sequence ATGGCAGGGGAAACACGCATCATCGCGTTCGGCGCGAACGGGGCCGAGCAAAACGGCGGCGAAGCTGGCGTACAGCCACTCGACACGAGCCTCGATGTGGCGAGCGACTCGCCCGAGACAGCATACGCTGTGTCAGATTGGGACAACGAAGAGCCTGTTTCCTCCTCGGCGTGGCAGGACCATGCCGTGCCTGTTCTGGCACTCGTGGCCATCGTTGCGTGGACGGTGTTCTTCGCCTGGTCGCAATGGAGTGTGCTGCCGCGCACCCCGGCCGCGCAAGTCCCCTCGCTCGTCGTGCAATGGGCGGTGCCGGTGCTGCTGGTCGCTGTCCTGTGGCTGCTCGCCATGCGCAGCAGCCGCCGCGAGGCCGCGCGCTTCGGTGATGCTGCGGCGCTCCTCTCGCGTGAGAGTGCCCAGCTCGAGACCCGGCTCACCACCGTCAACGGCGAGCTGAGCCTGGCGCGCGAATTCATCGCCGCCCAGTCACGAGATCTCGAGTCGCTTGGGCGCCTTGCCGTCGAGCGACTGACGCAGAACGCGGACCGTCTGCAGGAGCTAATCCGCGAGAATGGCGGCCGGCTCGACACCATCCAATCGGTCAGCAAGTCCGCGCTGGAGAACATGGACAAGCTGCGCGGGCAGCTGCCGGTCATTGCCAGCTCGGCCAAGGACGTCACCAACCACATCGGCAACGCCGGCCGCACCGCGCATGTTCAGCTGGAGGACCTGATCGCCGGGCTCGGCCGCCTGAACGAGTTCGGCTCGGCCTGCAACGACCAGGTGCGCGCCGTGCGCGAGGCGATGGACGCCGCCGCCGCGGGCTTCACCGGTGTGTGCGAAGATCTCGACCATCTGGCCGCCGCGCGCTTCGAGGCATTGGCCGAACGCGGCGCCGAGTTCCGCACCCGCATGGAGGCCGACGAGGTCGAGATGCTGGGCGCGATCCGTACCCGCGCCGCAGCGCTGGAGCACGAAGTGGCAGGCGTTCGCGGCGCGCTCGACACCCACGAGGCCGAGAGCCTGACCTCGCTACGCGCCCGGCTCACTGCCTTGCGCGACGAGAGCGGCGTGGTCGGCCGTGCCTTGCAGGACAGCGAGACACGCGCTGCCGACGCCTGGACCGCTCGCCTTGCGGCTCTGGAGGAACGCCGGGCCGAGCTGGAGACGCGGCTTGGCGAGAGCGAGCGGACCGGCCTCGAATCGCTGCGTGAGCGGGCGGACAAGCTGGCGCGCGCCAGCGAGGAGCTGCGCCTCCGCATCGCCGCCGACGAGCAGGCGGCACTCACTGCGCTGGAGGAGCGGGTTGCTCGCCTGCGTTCGCGCACGGGCGAGTTGCAGTCGCAGATCTCCGCCGGTGAGCAGGCCGCCCTCACCCGCCTTCAGTCGCAGCTTGCGGCGCTCGACGGCGCCGTTGCCGAGCGGCTGGCCGATCACGAGCGCCACTCGGACGAGCTGGCATGGCGCAGCGAAGCGCTGGTCGGGACGCTCAGCGATCATGGCGAGCGCATCGCCGCCGTCGCACAAAGCAGCGCGGAAGTCGAAGCGGCGCTGTCGCGCAGCCTCTCGCTGCTCGCCGATCGCCTGACTGCTTCGCGCACCACACTGGCCGCCACTGAGGGCGAGGTCGAGCGCTTGACCGATGCCAGCGTGCGTTTGCTGGAACTGATCCAGGCAAGCGCCAAGCACAGCTCCGGCGTGTTGCCCGAATCGCTCTCCGTTGCGGACGATCGCCTGTCGCGACTGGGTGACAAGGTGCTGCAACTCATCGACGATATCGAAACCGGATCGCGGCGCAGCTCGGAACTGCACGGTTCGGTCGACGCGCTGCGCGAGGCGCTAGGGGCAGTGCAGGCCGACCTTGCCGCCGGCCAGTCGGCGATCTCGGAGCGCAACGAAACGCACTATGCCGAGATCGGCGCGCTGAGAGCCAGCCTGGGCGATATCGAGAGCGCCGGCGAACGCATCGGCACTCGCACCCGCGAAGAACTCGCAGCCGCGATCGAGCAACTCGCCGCAAGCGTGCGCAACGTGCTCGCTTCGCTGGAGGACGAAGGCGCCGCACGCGTGCGCGAGCTCGCCGAACGTCTCGGTGACGAGAGCGCCAAGGCCATCGACCGCGTCATGCGCCCACGCGCGGCCGAAGCGGCCGGCGCGCTGGAGCAGGCGGTAGCACATGCCTCAGGTGCCGGTCGCGAGGCCGCAGTGCAGATGCGCGAGCAGCTCAATGCCGTCGAGGAAGCCGTCGGCAGCCTGGAGACTCGTGTCGCGCTCGCGCGCGAGCAGGCGCAGGAGCAAGTCGACAATGATTTCAGCCGCCGCGCCGCGCTGATCGTCGATGCTCTTAAGTCCAACGCCATCGATGTCGCTTCGGCCCTCTCCGCCGATGTCGCCGACACTGCTTGGGCAGCCTACCTCAAGGGTGACCGCGGCATCTTCGCGCGTCGGGCGGTGTCACTCCTGGACGCCGGGGACACACGCGCGATCCAGCAGCTGTTCGAGCGCGATGACACTTTCCGCGAGCATGTCAGCCGCTACATCCACGACTTTGAGTCGCTGCTGCGCCAGGTGCTCTCCACGCGTGAGGGCCATGCTCTGGGCGTGACGCTGCTGTCCTCGGACATGGGCAAGCTCTACGTTGCATTGGCGCAAGGGATCGAGCGGCTGCGGAACTGA
- a CDS encoding DUF1467 family protein — MKWTSVLAIYSLLWVLAAFLVMPFGLRTPDEVKEHRVETGHADSAPVNFRPGRIAVRATILSAAMMFAFYLNYVYGWVDVQDLNFYGPPPVKSMGY; from the coding sequence GTGAAATGGACCTCCGTTCTTGCGATCTACTCGCTGCTCTGGGTGCTCGCCGCGTTTCTGGTCATGCCGTTCGGGCTGCGCACGCCCGACGAAGTCAAGGAACACCGCGTCGAAACGGGGCACGCCGACAGTGCGCCGGTAAACTTCCGCCCCGGTCGCATCGCGGTGCGTGCGACGATCCTGTCGGCGGCCATGATGTTCGCGTTCTACCTGAACTATGTCTACGGTTGGGTCGATGTGCAGGACCTGAACTTCTACGGTCCGCCGCCGGTAAAGAGCATGGGGTACTGA
- a CDS encoding ribonuclease J has product MNVNLYGCRGKWIMVDLGMTFSGGEYPGIDLVFADLDFIEQRRDDLLGIVLTHAHEDHIGAVPYFAKKLGVPLYATPFTARLVAAKLEEEGILEQIELNVVHDLDEFEVGDFGISYVPLAHSIAEGNALLIDTPFGRVFHTGDWKIDEEPQIGTPATAAELTELGDEGVLALVCDSTNVFNPEPSGSEGEVYRGLQLEVAKHKGKRVLVTTFASNVARLQTLGAVAKATGRQLCVAGRSLDRIIEAGQASGYLRDLPTPVDFATAMSLPRGEVLIVATGGQGEPRAALSRVAEGNHPISLEAGDVVLFSSRQIPGNEIAIGRIQNRLADRDIKLVTDRQSLIHVSGHPGRPELEALYRWIRPEILVPVHGEIRHMREQARLGLETGIASAVFQRNGDLVRLAPGKPGKIDEVRAGRLVLDGDMIVPADGDAVVMRRRLSNTGVITVAIDAKGDVQVDMLGLPLDADRQAFIDETRQDVENALAAARKARAEPEKRREAARLAARRAAARWTGKKPQVLVMMAPER; this is encoded by the coding sequence ATGAACGTCAATCTATACGGCTGTCGTGGCAAGTGGATCATGGTCGACCTGGGCATGACCTTCAGCGGCGGCGAGTACCCGGGCATCGACTTGGTCTTCGCCGACCTCGACTTCATCGAACAGCGGCGCGACGACCTGCTCGGCATCGTCCTGACCCACGCGCACGAGGATCATATCGGCGCAGTGCCCTACTTCGCCAAGAAGCTGGGCGTGCCGCTCTATGCGACGCCGTTCACCGCCCGATTGGTAGCGGCAAAGCTGGAGGAGGAGGGTATCCTCGAGCAGATCGAGCTCAACGTCGTCCATGACCTCGACGAGTTCGAGGTGGGCGATTTCGGCATCAGCTATGTCCCGCTGGCGCACTCGATCGCCGAGGGCAACGCGCTGCTGATCGACACGCCGTTCGGACGCGTGTTCCACACCGGCGACTGGAAGATCGACGAGGAGCCGCAGATCGGCACTCCGGCCACCGCCGCCGAACTGACCGAGCTAGGCGACGAGGGCGTGCTCGCGCTGGTGTGCGATTCCACCAACGTCTTCAATCCCGAGCCATCGGGCTCGGAAGGCGAGGTCTACCGCGGGCTGCAACTAGAAGTCGCCAAGCACAAGGGCAAGCGGGTGCTGGTGACCACCTTCGCCTCCAACGTGGCGCGTTTGCAGACGCTCGGCGCGGTGGCCAAGGCGACAGGGCGCCAGTTGTGCGTCGCCGGGCGCTCGCTCGACCGCATCATCGAGGCCGGGCAGGCGAGCGGCTACCTTAGAGATCTGCCTACGCCGGTCGACTTCGCTACGGCCATGAGCCTGCCCCGCGGCGAGGTGCTGATCGTCGCGACCGGTGGCCAGGGCGAGCCACGTGCGGCGCTTTCGCGCGTGGCGGAGGGCAACCATCCGATCAGCCTGGAAGCGGGCGACGTGGTGCTGTTCTCCAGCCGCCAGATCCCCGGCAACGAGATCGCCATCGGCCGGATCCAGAACCGCCTGGCCGATCGTGACATCAAGCTCGTGACAGATCGCCAGAGCCTGATCCACGTCTCGGGCCACCCTGGAAGGCCGGAACTGGAGGCGCTCTACCGCTGGATCCGTCCTGAGATCCTGGTGCCGGTGCATGGCGAGATCCGCCACATGCGCGAGCAAGCGCGGCTCGGGCTCGAGACGGGCATTGCGAGCGCGGTGTTCCAGCGCAATGGTGACCTGGTGCGCCTCGCGCCCGGCAAGCCCGGCAAGATCGACGAAGTGCGCGCCGGTCGCCTGGTGCTGGATGGCGACATGATCGTGCCGGCGGACGGCGACGCGGTGGTGATGCGCCGGCGCCTGTCGAACACCGGTGTGATCACGGTGGCGATCGACGCCAAGGGAGACGTGCAGGTCGACATGCTCGGGCTGCCGCTCGATGCCGATCGCCAGGCGTTCATCGACGAGACCCGCCAAGACGTGGAGAATGCGCTCGCCGCCGCGCGCAAGGCCCGCGCCGAGCCGGAGAAGCGCCGCGAAGCCGCGCGCCTCGCCGCGCGCCGCGCCGCCGCGCGCTGGACCGGCAAGAAGCCGCAAGTCCTCGTCATGATGGCACCCGAGCGCTGA
- a CDS encoding type III pantothenate kinase: MLLAIDAGNTNVVFALFDGRTLKGRWRIATDPRRTGDQYAVWLLQLLQIRGVERKAVDKIIISTVVPRALHNLEVLAQNYFQIEPLIAGQGAADYAIDIDVDEPRSLGADRAVNAVAAHSKYPGDLIVIDFGTATTFDVVDFNGAYKGGIIAPGLNLSLDALVGNTAKLPRIAIEVPANNSVIGRNTEDQMLIGVFWGYVAMMEGLIARMRAQIGRPAKVIATGGLAVLFNEATDIFDAVDADLTLEGLAILAERSDK; encoded by the coding sequence ATGCTGCTCGCGATTGATGCCGGCAACACCAATGTGGTCTTCGCGCTGTTCGACGGGCGCACGCTGAAGGGGCGCTGGCGCATAGCCACGGACCCGCGCCGGACTGGCGACCAATATGCCGTGTGGTTGCTCCAGCTGTTGCAGATCCGCGGTGTGGAGCGCAAGGCGGTGGACAAAATCATCATCTCCACCGTAGTGCCGCGCGCACTCCACAACCTGGAAGTCCTGGCGCAGAACTACTTCCAGATCGAGCCGCTGATTGCCGGGCAGGGCGCGGCCGACTACGCGATCGACATCGATGTCGACGAGCCGCGCTCGCTGGGTGCCGATCGCGCCGTCAACGCCGTCGCCGCACACTCCAAGTACCCTGGTGACCTCATCGTCATCGATTTCGGCACCGCGACGACATTCGACGTGGTAGACTTCAACGGCGCCTACAAGGGCGGCATTATCGCCCCCGGCCTCAACCTCTCGCTCGACGCCTTGGTGGGGAACACTGCCAAGCTGCCGCGCATCGCCATCGAAGTGCCGGCCAACAACAGCGTTATTGGCCGGAACACCGAGGATCAGATGCTGATCGGGGTGTTCTGGGGCTATGTGGCGATGATGGAGGGCCTGATCGCCCGCATGCGCGCTCAGATCGGCCGTCCGGCCAAAGTGATTGCCACCGGCGGCCTTGCCGTCCTGTTCAACGAAGCGACCGATATCTTCGACGCGGTCGATGCCGACCTGACCCTTGAGGGTCTAGCTATTCTGGCGGAGCGTTCCGATAAGTGA
- a CDS encoding biotin--[acetyl-CoA-carboxylase] ligase, protein MIEVVAETGSTNADLAARVAAGETIGTGHWLVADRQVDGRGRQGRVWSDGAGNFMGSTVVHLHAGDPPPHTLSLVAGVAVYAAIEALAPGLEGLALKWPNDLLLDGNKLAGILLERFGDAVVVGVGVNLVKAPELADRKTASLADVLPPSPQLGKEGFAARNAFADRLDTCWSHALRLWRSGAWDQLRADWIARAHAFGTPLMVHGPDGAAVHGTFAGLDPEGALQLQLPGGTRRTIHAGEVDLDRR, encoded by the coding sequence TTGATCGAAGTCGTCGCCGAAACCGGCTCGACCAACGCCGACCTCGCCGCTCGGGTTGCCGCCGGCGAGACCATCGGTACGGGACACTGGCTCGTCGCCGATCGGCAAGTCGACGGACGTGGCCGCCAGGGCCGGGTGTGGAGCGATGGCGCCGGCAACTTCATGGGCTCGACCGTGGTGCACCTCCACGCCGGGGATCCTCCACCGCATACGTTATCGCTGGTGGCGGGTGTCGCGGTCTATGCCGCGATCGAGGCACTCGCGCCGGGGCTCGAAGGGCTGGCGCTCAAGTGGCCCAATGACCTCCTGCTCGACGGCAATAAGCTTGCGGGCATTCTGCTGGAGCGCTTCGGCGATGCCGTTGTCGTCGGGGTCGGCGTAAATCTGGTGAAGGCTCCGGAATTGGCGGATCGCAAGACCGCCAGCCTGGCCGATGTCTTGCCCCCGTCTCCTCAGCTTGGTAAAGAAGGCTTCGCCGCTCGGAACGCCTTCGCCGACCGGCTCGATACCTGCTGGAGCCACGCTCTGCGACTATGGCGCTCCGGCGCCTGGGACCAGCTTCGCGCCGACTGGATCGCGCGTGCGCATGCCTTTGGCACTCCGCTCATGGTGCATGGCCCTGACGGCGCCGCGGTCCACGGCACTTTCGCGGGGCTCGACCCCGAAGGGGCCTTGCAACTCCAGCTTCCCGGCGGCACGAGGCGGACCATCCACGCGGGCGAAGTCGATCTCGACCGCCGCTGA
- the nuoN gene encoding NADH-quinone oxidoreductase subunit NuoN yields the protein MDFAHSLRLIAPEETLSVASLVLLLIAAWSGDKAARLLSILAVAVLVGCMALVTPALVHGLSGPDVTAFGGQYRADAFAAFAKLLIYGSSAAALIIAPAFFDRLGQMRAEYPVLILLAALGMGMMASAGDLLTLYIGLELNSLASYVLAAFLRNDGRSAESGLKYFVLGALASGILLFGVSLVYGFTGTTSFVGISSALSGALGAGVVFGIVFVLAGLAFKIAAVPFHMWTPDVYEGAPTPVTTFFATASKASALALLMRVSLEAFGSQADAWRQIVIFAAIASIVVGALGAIGQTNIKRLMAYSSINNVGFVLIGLAIATPQGAAAMLTYLVIYIAMSLGGFVAILMLRDAEDRPVEAIADLSGLSRTRPYLALALAMIMFSLAGIPPLFGFWGKFVVFQAAVQAGYVALAAIGIAASVIGAFYYIKIVKIMYFDEPADIVRGESDLAHKILLLICAVFMSPLGYLVTKQLDGLAQTAASVLFLAA from the coding sequence ATGGACTTCGCCCACTCGCTGCGCCTGATCGCGCCTGAAGAGACGCTCAGCGTCGCCAGCCTCGTCCTGCTGCTGATCGCCGCCTGGAGCGGAGACAAGGCCGCGCGCCTGCTCTCGATCCTCGCCGTGGCCGTGCTGGTCGGCTGCATGGCGCTGGTCACCCCGGCGCTGGTGCATGGCCTGTCCGGGCCCGACGTGACCGCATTCGGCGGCCAGTACCGCGCTGATGCCTTTGCCGCGTTCGCCAAGCTGCTGATCTACGGTTCGTCCGCTGCCGCGCTGATCATTGCGCCGGCCTTCTTCGACCGCCTCGGCCAGATGCGCGCCGAGTACCCGGTGCTGATCCTGCTCGCCGCGCTCGGCATGGGCATGATGGCCTCGGCGGGCGACTTGCTGACGCTCTACATCGGCCTGGAGCTCAACTCGCTGGCGTCCTACGTCCTGGCTGCGTTCCTCCGCAACGACGGACGCTCGGCGGAGTCCGGCCTCAAGTACTTCGTGCTGGGCGCGCTGGCTTCGGGCATCCTGCTGTTCGGCGTCAGCCTGGTATACGGCTTCACCGGCACGACCTCGTTCGTCGGCATCAGCTCGGCGCTGTCGGGCGCGCTAGGCGCCGGCGTGGTGTTCGGCATCGTCTTCGTGCTGGCGGGCCTCGCCTTCAAGATCGCGGCCGTGCCGTTCCACATGTGGACGCCCGATGTCTACGAAGGTGCGCCGACGCCTGTGACCACGTTCTTCGCCACTGCGTCCAAGGCGTCGGCCTTGGCGCTGCTGATGCGCGTCTCGCTCGAGGCTTTCGGATCGCAAGCCGATGCCTGGCGCCAGATCGTCATTTTCGCCGCGATCGCCTCGATCGTGGTGGGAGCGCTGGGCGCCATCGGACAGACCAACATCAAGCGTCTGATGGCGTATTCCTCGATCAACAACGTCGGCTTTGTGCTGATCGGCCTCGCCATCGCGACGCCCCAGGGCGCGGCGGCGATGCTGACCTACCTGGTGATCTACATCGCCATGTCGCTGGGCGGCTTCGTTGCGATCCTGATGTTGCGCGACGCAGAGGACCGCCCGGTCGAAGCCATCGCCGATTTATCGGGCCTGTCGCGCACACGGCCATACCTGGCGCTGGCGCTGGCGATGATCATGTTCAGCCTCGCCGGCATACCGCCGCTGTTCGGCTTCTGGGGCAAGTTCGTGGTGTTCCAGGCCGCAGTGCAGGCCGGCTACGTCGCGCTCGCCGCGATCGGTATCGCCGCCTCGGTCATTGGCGCGTTTTACTACATCAAGATCGTCAAGATCATGTACTTCGACGAGCCGGCGGACATCGTGCGAGGAGAAAGCGACTTGGCGCACAAGATCCTGCTCCTGATCTGCGCGGTGTTCATGTCGCCGCTGGGCTACTTGGTCACCAAGCAGCTCGACGGCCTGGCGCAGACCGCTGCATCCGTGCTCTTCCTCGCCGCCTAG